A segment of the Kluyveromyces marxianus DMKU3-1042 DNA, complete genome, chromosome 5 genome:
ACTATGCCGTTACAAAGGACATTGAAAAAACCCATTGGACTGAAGTTCATGGAATGGCCTTTTCCCGTGCGTATACAGATTTCACATTCCACCTTGACCGTGTGGTAAAACTCTCCAGAGAAATATTGGGAGAAGAAACCATATAAAAAATCTTAATTCATTGATATGAATTCACGATAGCATATATAACCATCATATTACATTCATAGATACACAAACACATATACAACTATCTATATATGCGTATCTAGTACTAATAACTAATCTATTCTTTCAAGTTGGGACTTGATAGTTACTTGATTCTTTCATGGCTAAAATCTTTTAAAAAGAGCTAATATCTCAAACCATTGATCATATAATTTTGCAAAAAGCTCCGTATCACTTGTTATGACCTGGTGTGCGAAAAGTATGTAGGATCTACCTTTTTCTTACTGTTTCTTATGGTTCACTATGGTGGATTGAATCCCATGGTATAAGGTGATTAGTGCTACCATCACGACACCAAAAGAAAGCACCAAAGTATTTAATTGAGCATCAGAAATCATCTTTGGGAATATTTGTTTTGCAACTGACCTGGGGAGCTTTGGTTTTGCTTATGATAACACTTTCTCACaataattattattgttgctAAAGTTTCCTTTCTTTAAAAACCTTAACAAAGggtttgtatttttctataaaaaaacactattattattattattattattattattatgtaGCCTTGAGCCGTGAAAAGTGGTTTTGAACTGAAGAACCATGTCAGAGGCCAAGGCAAATAACACAACATCTAAAGCATAAAGATCCTATACTTGAAATCTCCATATCAAAATTTTGAGTattattaaagaaaaaatataatgaaAGGAGCGCCAAGGAGTCTAGAGGAATGGTTGTTTTATAAGTTAATGAACTCTCCCGGATTTCATAGGTTTGTGCGAAATGTCTATTATAAGGTGAATGGAATTAATCCTCAACATATGGAGCCAATGAGTAAAACAGACAGACTGTTCCATCCAACTGCCTTTCAAAAGTTTAAAGCCTACCGTATGCTATTTTGGGATGAGATGAGATCTACGGTTGGGTTACCTAGACTAACAGATAAATACTTTAAAAAGTGATCAACCCCCCATCTTATGCTGCTATATTTTAGATACATCTCATTTAACATGGATAATAAATGAACGCATTTCAATTTCCATATACTGTCGCGTTCAAAACACCCATGGGATCAAAATTTCTCCACTAGAAATTTGACTTTTGAGAGaactattattacttaTGTTCACACCCTCTATATCAATCCTATATTTAGACAAAGCATGAAGTTAGCCTTGTCATTAAACCCTTTACATTTGGAGCTAATTTTGGATTTTGATACCCCGATCTAGTGCTAGGAATGATACTCTATGACCACAGAGGAAAAAATACGCTCTAGAGCTAGAATGCGTTGTGTTACTGCCGAGAATTTGGATGAGAGAGTATGTACCAGCATACTAAAATCAAGTGGTCTTTCTATGAGCCGTTAGATTAAGATTATTCTATCGTTTCAATCCGTAATATATTCCTTTGCATCTACGAATATCCCCTCAgcatcttcctcatcatcttcatcatcgtcgtaGCTTTCATAACCATTTTCATCAGCCTCTCCATACttatatttctttaaaCTATTGGCATATTGTAAAATATCCTCAttgttatcatcattatcataGCCTTCAAAATAGTCAGAACCGTCTTCCGTTTCCCTTCCAATAGAATCTGGGCGAATATAACTTCTATATGTATCACCTAATAATGAATGTTTGGAGCCTCGAAGCTCAGCAAATCTTCCTACTGATAAAGATGTATCTTTGCTACTTTCCGAATGTAAAGTGGAATCTCGGTCTGTCGGTATTCCAATGTGACTATGTATCAATTTACTGTCGTCAAAAGCGAAAGAATATGAATCAGAAACATCTAATTCCTCTGGTTTcataaataataataactcATCTCTAGTTGCCTGTTCACTTGGCTTCCTATATTCCACTTCATAGGTACATAATTTAATGAGTTTGTAGAATTTGTCAATTTCCGATAACGGAATAGTGTCTTCAATGATATATTCGAATTGGTCGCCATCATCACCCCTTGTATTATTCCATATAATTACTGGCCGCCTTTCTGCATTCCAGGATTTCACTAATTGCAGacctttttcaattctaaaGGACCAAGTGTCGTCCTTTTTCGATGTTGCCGATAGTAGGCTCATCTCATCGGGTAAAATGTCCTCTGAATCTCCATCACTAATGTCTTCACTTTCAATATCTTGGCGTTCCACACATAATAAGTATTCATACTGACCACACCGTTTCACACAAATCATCGCGTCGCTGAATATATACTCAACAGATGACTTCGGTGACTTAAAAGATCTAAGTAACAAAAATTCTCCAGAGGATAGACTCATTAGTTCCTCATTGGAACcagaatcaaaaagagTTCTAATTAAGTTCATCTTGAGTGATAACTTTAGAAATCTCCCAAGTCTTTGTAATACTGTTAGCTGCTAAATACAGTACTGGTTTGTGTACTCGTCTTTCTAACCCAATATAGGAAACGAACCGTTATTAACCTTTCAAACTTACCGTCTTTTATTAACAAAAGTTTCTTTGCCCCTCGATTGACAAGATCTAGCTTTATTCCCTATTTGATTAAGACCACACACCTATAAACAGGTACGTTgaaccttcttttcaaaataaaatttgAGTGTTGTTGAACCAACCTGCTTTCTTAGTTTGTCTTGACTTGAACTTGCTTGTTCGGTTTTCCCTTTAATAACGGAAAAAATATGAATGGTTATGATTACCGATATACATACGCGAAAGAAGGGTGCATGACAACATGAAAATACATGTAATAACATCAGAGTCAGACAATCCCTCCCCATAACAGGAACCCTATGATTGGGTGCTCAACCATATATACTTCTGGAACAACTTCCCTACATTATACCCACATTTGCATTCTATTGCGGGCGTCTAACCAAACTGCATCAGTATAGACCCTGTATGTTAGTACGGTATCCATATGTTAATGGCGTTAATGTCTAAAACGGCAataatcacgtgacaaCAAATCATTACCCTGATATATaaatttattatataaaatgacagaaaaacaaatattgaaaaagaaatgttcGTACAAGATTTTCTACGTATTCTAGATTTACTACTACTAACACAGCATTGTAAGTTTAAGagagcgatgagatgagataCTCTAGCTGCGTTCAATGATGAAGCAGATTGGCAAAAGGTATGATTCAAAAGGTGAGTGGATATACAAATTCCTTCAGGTGCATAGAAAAGCAGAATCATAACTCTCCCCACAACTCTGGATTTTTCtagctttttttttttttttaatctgGCATTATATCAGGATTTTGGACCTTTGGGGGAGAATACAAAGATTAGACGTTACTAATCCATGATACTTCGATCTATACTGCAACGTAGCAAATTTGCTAATACTTTAAATTGCTTCAGAAGATTTCACACATTCCCTTTGCTGTTTAACTCGAATAATGGCGATGCTAACTCATCTGTCAAGATTCCAGAGCTTCCTAGAAAAGGAAAGGCCAAGCAATTGATACAGGTTGTTAATGATACAGAGGAACATACTATCAAAAAAAGCTGGAGAGATGATAAAAACTTACCAGATTGGAAAAGGCAGAAATTAGCCTTGAAGGAGAAACTAAAAGGTGAAAAATGGAATCCCAGTAAGAAATTATCAAGAGAGCAAATGGAATCTGTGAGGCTTTTAAAAAGACAATTACCTAATTTAAATGCCGGAGATATTGCAGCTCAAATGAAGGTATCTCCAGAAGTGATACGAAGAATTCTAAAGTCAAAATGGGAACCTTCAGAGAAGGAGTTAgaagatattcaaagaaggtggaaaaaaaggtcAGAACGAATCATAGATTTGTATGAAAAGGGACTGATTGGTGATAAAATGGGCACTCTACCAATAGCTCGtaaagtaataataaaaggTGGAAATAGCACAGGAACGTTTAGAGTTAGGAGGACAAAGGATAGTGTAATGAGTATTTCAAGTacaaaaaaagggaaacaTAGCGAGGATaaagatattttgaaagctAAAAACAAATTGCACTTATTAATGAAGAAGTAGTATTTTTCATACCAATCCAATCATGTATAGTCATGACATTATAAAATAAACCCCATATCTACCGAAATGGATCAACGACTTCtaaattcttttgaattttatAAACTTGTAA
Coding sequences within it:
- the OST4 gene encoding olichyl-diphosphooligosaccharide--protein glycotransferase OST4, coding for MISDAQLNTLVLSFGVVMVALITLYHGIQSTIVNHKKQ
- the MRX7 gene encoding Mrx7p, whose translation is MEPMSKTDRLFHPTAFQKFKAYRMLFWDEMRSTVGLPRLTDKYFKK
- the VID27 gene encoding Vid27p, with translation MNLIRTLFDSGSNEELMSLSSGEFLLLRSFKSPKSSVEYIFSDAMICVKRCGQYEYLLCVERQDIESEDISDGDSEDILPDEMSLLSATSKKDDTWSFRIEKGLQLVKSWNAERRPVIIWNNTRGDDGDQFEYIIEDTIPLSEIDKFYKLIKLCTYEVEYRKPSEQATRDELLLFMKPEELDVSDSYSFAFDDSKLIHSHIGIPTDRDSTLHSESSKDTSLSVGRFAELRGSKHSLLGDTYRSYIRPDSIGRETEDGSDYFEGYDNDDNNEDILQYANSLKKYKYGEADENGYESYDDDEDDEEDAEGIFVDAKEYITD
- the RRG9 gene encoding mitochondrial ribosome assembly protein RRG9, producing MILRSILQRSKFANTLNCFRRFHTFPLLFNSNNGDANSSVKIPELPRKGKAKQLIQVVNDTEEHTIKKSWRDDKNLPDWKRQKLALKEKLKGEKWNPSKKLSREQMESVRLLKRQLPNLNAGDIAAQMKVSPEVIRRILKSKWEPSEKELEDIQRRWKKRSERIIDLYEKGLIGDKMGTLPIARKVIIKGGNSTGTFRVRRTKDSVMSISSTKKGKHSEDKDILKAKNKLHLLMKK